The following DNA comes from Kluyveromyces lactis strain NRRL Y-1140 chromosome E complete sequence.
TTTGTAACAGTTGGGACACTTCCAAGACTTATCTAACGTTTTGTTTGTAGATTTTAAAGCCCATTCCCTGACACATTCGTAGTCGAAAACTCTATAACAGGAATCACACGCATACATCCGACATGTAGAATCAAGCTCCACTGTACAAATCATGCACACATACTGATCAccatctttgatttctttaacgGTTTGCTCATAGTAAGGAATATTGGTATCTTCATCGTTATCACTGTCAAAATCCGAATCAGAGGAATAGAGCCTTGGCTCACTTTCTGGGTATATTAGCTCTTCAGCAGTCATTTCTAATTCAACTGCTGCGATCAAGTGACGCGTTTGATGGAATGGACGCTTATATTTTAGATTTAAGCTAAGAGTCGGTATGACGggatgagatgagatgactTTTACATACAAAAACGTGAAAAAAAGTGTAAAGGcagcaaaagaaaaaagagagaattGTACCAAAATCCGTATAACCTAAAACCTGTACTGACGACAAAATCCCATCGATATCGAACTAGCAATGCTATATGCTGCAACATCAGATCTAGAAGTCCTCCTTGATGTGTCAACATATATGTTTATGTATTACGTGAAGGCATACGGTTATCTATCGTTTAGTCACCTGACTACTTTCAAAATGCTCGAAAGGGAGTTTTCAGTTTCCCAATGAATCGCAGATAAATTCCTGTGGAAATTCGAAATTTCATCAACCAGTCATTGggatcattgaaagaaatatgagTTACAGGAAACTGAATAACCTGTAAACTATAAATACACCCCAGTGTTACGATTTGGATTGGATTGCAGCTGTAGTTGATTCTGTGAAAACCATCACATTTTACTTTGTTTTAAGGTTATCGAACTACTTGTCCCGAAGATCAAGCAGCGAATTGTTTCATTTCGCTATATAACAACCATTCAATATGATGAGAACACGTTTCATTCAATTGTCCCGTCGTGCTTACGCTTCCAATGCGAAGAATTTAACAATTGGTTTAATTCCAGGTGATGGTATTGGTAAAGAAGTTATTCCTGCTGGTAAGAAGATCTTAGAATCATTGAACCCAAAGTACGGTCTATCGTTtaaattcattgatttgCAAGCTGGTTGGGAAACCTTCCAAAACACCGGTAAGGCACTCCCTGACGAAACCATTGATATCTTGAAGAACCAATGTGAAGGTGCTTTATTTGGTGCTGTGCAATCACCAACGACTAAGGTTGAAGGTTACTCTTCTCCAATCGTTGCCctaagaaagaatttggGACTTTTCGCTAACGTTCGTCCTGTTAAATCTGTTGATGGTACTAAGGACAGAAAAGTTGACCTAGTCATCGTTAGAGAAAACACTGAAGATTTATACAttaaattggaaaagtcATACATCGATGAAGCCACCGGAACCAGAGTTGCAGATGCTACCAAGAGAATTACCGAAATAGCAACCAAAAACATTGCTACTATCGCTCTACAAATCGCTCAACAGAGATTGGAACAGAACGGTCATGCCACTTTAACAGTTACTCACAAATCCAATGTTCTTTCACAATCTGATGGTCTTTTCAGAGAGGTATGCAGAGAAACTTATGAAGCTAACAAGGACAAGTACGGAGGTGTCCAATATAATGAACAAATCGTCGATTCCATGGTTTACAGAATGTTCAGAGAACCAGAATGTTTCGACGTTGTTGTTGCACCAAACTTGTACGGTGACATTCTTTCTGATGGTGCTGCTGCCCTAGTTGGCTCCTTGGGTGTTGTTCCATCTGCCAATGTTGGTCCAAACATCGTTATTGGTGAACCATGTCATGGCTCTGCCCCTGATATCGCTGGTAAAGGTATTTCTAATCCAATTGCCACCATCAGATCCACTGCATTGATGTTGGAATTTTTGGGTTACCCAGAACCGGCAAAGGATATCCACAAAGCTGTTGATGCCAACATCAGAGAGGGTAAATACTTGACACCAGATCTTGGTGGTAACTCCACCACCCAACAAGTGTTGGAGGATGTTCTATCTAAATTAGATTAATTAATTAATATATAATGAATATATTTCTACGTTTGTTACGCCAATAACTTTGCTATGATTCGATATTTATTTTATCATGGACAGTGGATATAGAACTAATGGACTTTTACTAATCTCGCTCAAAGCATACGGCGAAAAAGCCAATGCCACCATCTTCCTTCGGTAAAGCCCTGATGCACCCTTCTGCCAACTCTTTTGCTTCCTCTTTCGGAAACAcctcttcaaattcactGGTCCATCCTCTTCTAGGCCATGTTGGAATTACACCGGTTCTCTTTCTTACTTTCCAACCCCATTCCTTGACCTTTGAGTCTAAGAGCAAATCAATGACAACTCtttcgttttcttcagcaTGAATAGAACAAGTACTATAGCATATTTTCTTAGCAGATGGGAAAGACATGGCGTGTTTCACAATTTGGTATTGGAAAGATGATAATTTGGCTAATctattcttcaaatcttgttccttttcaaacaattctttttcttgctCCACAGGTTCAACCGAGGTCTGATCTTCATCGGTGTTTGATGACCCAGTCTTGCTCAAGTTTACTTTATCAATTGCCTTACGGCCAAATATACCAGAGCCAGAACAACTTGGATCAACGATGAATCCAGTTACATTCTGGAAAAGTTCTGGTTTACCAAGTTTTGTGAAATCACCAACATGTATCTTGACCCCCTTAGCACAACCCGCGGTGGCAACCATCATCTGTAAAGTTTTTGCACGCTCAGGATCCTTCTCAAAAGCATGTATCTTGACTGAATCGACCTTGGTGTCAACGTCTCCAAAGATATGTGCCGCAACGTGTGTGGTTTTATTGCCGGGAGCCGCACATGCATCGATAACAACGTCAGTACTGTTTGGATTGAGGATGTGGGCGGGGAAACAGGATGCCCTGTCTTGAATGATAATTTTCCCCCTCTTATATTGCTCATGCGAAGTGATCTTATCACCTGGATGAATGCCAAACAAGTTTGGAATATACTCATCGTAATATATGCTCCCAGGAACGATTTGTTTCCAAGAGTTCACTCTTTGTGGGAATTTCTTGTTTAATTCAGCAAGAACATCGTCATATCTTTCCTTGACAAGGATAGGGTTAATTCTGATCCAACGAACCGGTGTAACATCTTCTCCATCATCGGTTTTGATTAACTGCGACAGACTGGTGACTTTAAGTTTAACTTTGAGCTTTGTCAACTCAGCCTTTAACCTAGTCTGATGCTTCAAAATGAAAGTTTTGATAGGATGCTTACCCATCTGAATCCGCTTCgattttgaaagtaaaAGGTCGTGTACTAGGAGCCTTATGGTATCCTTATTGAACAGCGGTTTCCCTTTCTTTTTCGGTACGTCCTCCAAGATCCCGCTCTTCTTAATGATTTTATCTAGATATTCCCTATACTGCCATGTACTACTAACAATGGCATAAATGTGACGAGGATTTGTCTTCAGCTTATATCTTTTACAACTAGTAAGTACCAAGGTCTGTAACGAACCTGCAACTCTCTTGTCTTTAGAGAGCTCCTGTTCCACGAATTCCAATACCCAGGTTGCATCACGGTAGAATTCCATCTCGAATCACAATGAAGTTAAAATGAAAATCCAATGAAATAGCGCTGTATAGCTTGTACCACAGATCCAGCAAAATCAGTTCTAACACGTAACTATATTACGTCTATTCTATACCTCATCGCGATGAGCTCTTGT
Coding sequences within:
- the LYS12 gene encoding homoisocitrate dehydrogenase (highly similar to uniprot|P40495 Saccharomyces cerevisiae YIL094C LYS12 Homo-isocitrate dehydrogenase an NAD-linked mitochondrial enzyme required for the fourth step in the biosynthesis of lysine in which homo-isocitrate is oxidatively decarboxylated to alpha-ketoadipate), producing MMRTRFIQLSRRAYASNAKNLTIGLIPGDGIGKEVIPAGKKILESLNPKYGLSFKFIDLQAGWETFQNTGKALPDETIDILKNQCEGALFGAVQSPTTKVEGYSSPIVALRKNLGLFANVRPVKSVDGTKDRKVDLVIVRENTEDLYIKLEKSYIDEATGTRVADATKRITEIATKNIATIALQIAQQRLEQNGHATLTVTHKSNVLSQSDGLFREVCRETYEANKDKYGGVQYNEQIVDSMVYRMFREPECFDVVVAPNLYGDILSDGAAALVGSLGVVPSANVGPNIVIGEPCHGSAPDIAGKGISNPIATIRSTALMLEFLGYPEPAKDIHKAVDANIREGKYLTPDLGGNSTTQQVLEDVLSKLD
- the RCM1 gene encoding rRNA (cytosine-C5-)-methyltransferase RCM1 (similar to uniprot|P53972 Saccharomyces cerevisiae YNL022C), encoding MEFYRDATWVLEFVEQELSKDKRVAGSLQTLVLTSCKRYKLKTNPRHIYAIVSSTWQYREYLDKIIKKSGILEDVPKKKGKPLFNKDTIRLLVHDLLLSKSKRIQMGKHPIKTFILKHQTRLKAELTKLKVKLKVTSLSQLIKTDDGEDVTPVRWIRINPILVKERYDDVLAELNKKFPQRVNSWKQIVPGSIYYDEYIPNLFGIHPGDKITSHEQYKRGKIIIQDRASCFPAHILNPNSTDVVIDACAAPGNKTTHVAAHIFGDVDTKVDSVKIHAFEKDPERAKTLQMMVATAGCAKGVKIHVGDFTKLGKPELFQNVTGFIVDPSCSGSGIFGRKAIDKVNLSKTGSSNTDEDQTSVEPVEQEKELFEKEQDLKNRLAKLSSFQYQIVKHAMSFPSAKKICYSTCSIHAEENERVVIDLLLDSKVKEWGWKVRKRTGVIPTWPRRGWTSEFEEVFPKEEAKELAEGCIRALPKEDGGIGFFAVCFERD